Proteins from a single region of Strix aluco isolate bStrAlu1 chromosome 18, bStrAlu1.hap1, whole genome shotgun sequence:
- the PLBD2 gene encoding putative phospholipase B-like 2 isoform X3: MAALRALLGAALAAALTGAPPGTPPGTPPAAAPPPRNVSVLLDPGSGRLRVLPGRLPAAVAWASLDDRIPAVGWAFLEVTTNASYSDSLQAYAAGLAEAAVSEQLMYMHWMNTMVGYCGPFKYESDYCEKLRRYLEANLGWMEEQMGKGEDPEYWHQVRLALLQLKGLEDSYNGRLDFPRGRFTLAPFGFLLLQLGGDLEDLESALNRSSPQRVLGSGSCSALLKLLPGHRDLLVAHDTWTSYQSMLRIIKKYTLPFRASAGGTIFSGDDFYILSSGLVALETTIGNNNPARWKYLDPRGSVLEWLRNIVANRLARSGPEWAAVFRRFNSGTYNNQWMVVDYNAFTPGRASPPPGLLTVLEQIPGLVVAADQTELLYQQGYWASYNLPYFEEIFNASGNPELVKKYGDWFTYDKNPRAQIFRRNQTLVHDLDSMVRLMRSNNYLRDPLSRCRGCDPPQNAENAISARSDLNPPNGTYPFPALRQRCHGGTDMKVTSSGMAPTFGLVAASGPAWADVPPFRWSASPCTTLLHMGHPDLWTFPPIKVRWD, translated from the exons ATGGCGGCGCTGCGGGCGCTGCTGGGGGCCGCGCTGGCCGCCGCCTTGACCGGGGCACCCCCCGGGACACCCCCCGGGacaccccccgccgccgccccgccaccCCGCAATGTCTCCGTCCTGCTGGACCCCGGCTCGGGGCGGCTCCGCGTCCTgcccggccgcctccccgccgctgTCGCTTGGGCCAGCCTCGACGACCGCATCCCCGCCGTCGG CTGGGCTTTCCTGGAGGTCACCACCAACGCCTCGTACAGCGACAGCTTACAGGCCTACGCCGCCGGGCTCGCCGAGGCCGCCGTCTCCGAGCAG CTGATGTACATGCACTGGATGAACACCATGGTGGGCTACTGCGGCCCCTTCAAGTACGAGAGCGATTACTGCGAGAAGCTGCGGAGGTACCTCGAGGCCAACCTGGGCTGGATGGAGGAGCagatggggaagggggaggaccCCGAGTACTGGCACCAG GTGcgcctggccctgctgcagctgaagggGCTGGAGGACAGCTACAACGGCCGCCTGGACTTCCCCCGGGGCAGGTTCACCCTGGCGCCCTTCGGCTTCCT CCTGCTGCAGTTGGGGGGTGACCTGGAGGACCTGGAGTCTGCCCTGAACCGCTCCTCCCCGCAGCGTGTCCTGGGCTCGGGCTCCTGCTCTGCCCTCCTGAAGCTGCTGCCAGGCCATCGGGATCTCCTGGTGGCCCACGACACCTGGACCTCCTACCAGTCCATGCTGCGCATCATCAAGAAGTACACGCTGCCCTTCCGTGCCTCGGCCGG CGGCACCATCTTCTCCGGGGATGACTTCTACATCCTCAGCAGCGGGTTG GTAGCGCTGGAAACCACTATTGGGAACAACAACCCGGCCCGGTGGAAGTACCTGGACCCACGGGGCAGCGTCCTGGAGTGGCTGAGGAACATCGTGGCCAACCGCCTGGCCCGCAGCGGGCCCGAGTGGGCCGCTGTCTTCCGACGGTTCAACAGCGGCAC GTACAACAACCAGTGGATGGTGGTGGACTATAACGCCTTCACGCCGGGGAGAGCGAGCCCGCCGCCGGGCCTGCTGACCGTGCTGGAGCAGATCCC GGGCCTGGTGGTGGCGGCCGATCAGACggagctgctgtaccagcagggcTACTGGGCCAGCTACAACCTGCC GTACTTTGAGGAGATCTTCAACGCCAGCGGGAACCCGGAGCTGGTGAAGAAATACGGCGACTGGTTCACCTACGACAAGAACCCGCGTGCCCAGATTTTCCGCCGGAACCAGACGCTGGTCCACGACCTGGACTCCATGGTCCGCCTGatgag GTCCAACAACTACCTGCGGGACCCGCTGTCGCGGTGCAGGGGCTGCGACCCCCCCCAGAACGCGGAGAACGCCATCTCTGCCCGCTCCGACCTCAACCCCCCCAACGGCACCTACCCCTTCCCCGCCCTGCGCCAGCGCTGCCACGGCGGCACCGACATGAAG GTCACCTCCTCGGGCATGGCCCCCACCTTCGGGCTGGTGGCCGCCAGTGGCCCCGCCTGGGCCGACGTGCCCCCCTTCCGCTGGAGCGCGTCCCCCTGCACCACGCTGCTGCACATGGGGCACCCCGACCTCTGGACCTTCCCCCCCATCAAGGTCCGCTGGGACTGA
- the PLBD2 gene encoding putative phospholipase B-like 2 isoform X2, protein MAALRALLGAALAAALTGAPPGTPPGTPPAAAPPPRNVSVLLDPGSGRLRVLPGRLPAAVAWASLDDRIPAVGWAFLEVTTNASYSDSLQAYAAGLAEAAVSEQLMYMHWMNTMVGYCGPFKYESDYCEKLRRYLEANLGWMEEQMGKGEDPEYWHQVRLALLQLKGLEDSYNGRLDFPRGRFTLAPFGFLLLQLGGDLEDLESALNRSSPQRVLGSGSCSALLKLLPGHRDLLVAHDTWTSYQSMLRIIKKYTLPFRASAGGNSQIPGSIQVFSSYPGTIFSGDDFYILSSGLVALETTIGNNNPARWKYLDPRGSVLEWLRNIVANRLARSGPEWAAVFRRFNSGTYNNQWMVVDYNAFTPGRASPPPGLLTVLEQIPGLVVAADQTELLYQQGYWASYNLPYFEEIFNASGNPELVKKYGDWFTYDKNPRAQIFRRNQTLVHDLDSMVRLMRSNNYLRDPLSRCRGCDPPQNAENAISARSDLNPPNGTYPFPALRQRCHGGTDMKVTSSGMAPTFGLVAASGPAWADVPPFRWSASPCTTLLHMGHPDLWTFPPIKVRWD, encoded by the exons ATGGCGGCGCTGCGGGCGCTGCTGGGGGCCGCGCTGGCCGCCGCCTTGACCGGGGCACCCCCCGGGACACCCCCCGGGacaccccccgccgccgccccgccaccCCGCAATGTCTCCGTCCTGCTGGACCCCGGCTCGGGGCGGCTCCGCGTCCTgcccggccgcctccccgccgctgTCGCTTGGGCCAGCCTCGACGACCGCATCCCCGCCGTCGG CTGGGCTTTCCTGGAGGTCACCACCAACGCCTCGTACAGCGACAGCTTACAGGCCTACGCCGCCGGGCTCGCCGAGGCCGCCGTCTCCGAGCAG CTGATGTACATGCACTGGATGAACACCATGGTGGGCTACTGCGGCCCCTTCAAGTACGAGAGCGATTACTGCGAGAAGCTGCGGAGGTACCTCGAGGCCAACCTGGGCTGGATGGAGGAGCagatggggaagggggaggaccCCGAGTACTGGCACCAG GTGcgcctggccctgctgcagctgaagggGCTGGAGGACAGCTACAACGGCCGCCTGGACTTCCCCCGGGGCAGGTTCACCCTGGCGCCCTTCGGCTTCCT CCTGCTGCAGTTGGGGGGTGACCTGGAGGACCTGGAGTCTGCCCTGAACCGCTCCTCCCCGCAGCGTGTCCTGGGCTCGGGCTCCTGCTCTGCCCTCCTGAAGCTGCTGCCAGGCCATCGGGATCTCCTGGTGGCCCACGACACCTGGACCTCCTACCAGTCCATGCTGCGCATCATCAAGAAGTACACGCTGCCCTTCCGTGCCTCGGCCGGCG GCAATTCTCAGATCCCTGGAAGCATCCAGGTGTTTTCTTCCTACCCCGGCACCATCTTCTCCGGGGATGACTTCTACATCCTCAGCAGCGGGTTG GTAGCGCTGGAAACCACTATTGGGAACAACAACCCGGCCCGGTGGAAGTACCTGGACCCACGGGGCAGCGTCCTGGAGTGGCTGAGGAACATCGTGGCCAACCGCCTGGCCCGCAGCGGGCCCGAGTGGGCCGCTGTCTTCCGACGGTTCAACAGCGGCAC GTACAACAACCAGTGGATGGTGGTGGACTATAACGCCTTCACGCCGGGGAGAGCGAGCCCGCCGCCGGGCCTGCTGACCGTGCTGGAGCAGATCCC GGGCCTGGTGGTGGCGGCCGATCAGACggagctgctgtaccagcagggcTACTGGGCCAGCTACAACCTGCC GTACTTTGAGGAGATCTTCAACGCCAGCGGGAACCCGGAGCTGGTGAAGAAATACGGCGACTGGTTCACCTACGACAAGAACCCGCGTGCCCAGATTTTCCGCCGGAACCAGACGCTGGTCCACGACCTGGACTCCATGGTCCGCCTGatgag GTCCAACAACTACCTGCGGGACCCGCTGTCGCGGTGCAGGGGCTGCGACCCCCCCCAGAACGCGGAGAACGCCATCTCTGCCCGCTCCGACCTCAACCCCCCCAACGGCACCTACCCCTTCCCCGCCCTGCGCCAGCGCTGCCACGGCGGCACCGACATGAAG GTCACCTCCTCGGGCATGGCCCCCACCTTCGGGCTGGTGGCCGCCAGTGGCCCCGCCTGGGCCGACGTGCCCCCCTTCCGCTGGAGCGCGTCCCCCTGCACCACGCTGCTGCACATGGGGCACCCCGACCTCTGGACCTTCCCCCCCATCAAGGTCCGCTGGGACTGA
- the PLBD2 gene encoding putative phospholipase B-like 2 isoform X1 has translation MAALRALLGAALAAALTGAPPGTPPGTPPAAAPPPRNVSVLLDPGSGRLRVLPGRLPAAVAWASLDDRIPAVGWAFLEVTTNASYSDSLQAYAAGLAEAAVSEQLMYMHWMNTMVGYCGPFKYESDYCEKLRRYLEANLGWMEEQMGKGEDPEYWHQVRLALLQLKGLEDSYNGRLDFPRGRFTLAPFGFLLLQLGGDLEDLESALNRSSPQRVLGSGSCSALLKLLPGHRDLLVAHDTWTSYQSMLRIIKKYTLPFRASAGGNSQIPGSIQVFSSYPGTIFSGDDFYILSSGLVSGGLVLGDPSLALLPSPLLPSPQVALETTIGNNNPARWKYLDPRGSVLEWLRNIVANRLARSGPEWAAVFRRFNSGTYNNQWMVVDYNAFTPGRASPPPGLLTVLEQIPGLVVAADQTELLYQQGYWASYNLPYFEEIFNASGNPELVKKYGDWFTYDKNPRAQIFRRNQTLVHDLDSMVRLMRSNNYLRDPLSRCRGCDPPQNAENAISARSDLNPPNGTYPFPALRQRCHGGTDMKVTSSGMAPTFGLVAASGPAWADVPPFRWSASPCTTLLHMGHPDLWTFPPIKVRWD, from the exons ATGGCGGCGCTGCGGGCGCTGCTGGGGGCCGCGCTGGCCGCCGCCTTGACCGGGGCACCCCCCGGGACACCCCCCGGGacaccccccgccgccgccccgccaccCCGCAATGTCTCCGTCCTGCTGGACCCCGGCTCGGGGCGGCTCCGCGTCCTgcccggccgcctccccgccgctgTCGCTTGGGCCAGCCTCGACGACCGCATCCCCGCCGTCGG CTGGGCTTTCCTGGAGGTCACCACCAACGCCTCGTACAGCGACAGCTTACAGGCCTACGCCGCCGGGCTCGCCGAGGCCGCCGTCTCCGAGCAG CTGATGTACATGCACTGGATGAACACCATGGTGGGCTACTGCGGCCCCTTCAAGTACGAGAGCGATTACTGCGAGAAGCTGCGGAGGTACCTCGAGGCCAACCTGGGCTGGATGGAGGAGCagatggggaagggggaggaccCCGAGTACTGGCACCAG GTGcgcctggccctgctgcagctgaagggGCTGGAGGACAGCTACAACGGCCGCCTGGACTTCCCCCGGGGCAGGTTCACCCTGGCGCCCTTCGGCTTCCT CCTGCTGCAGTTGGGGGGTGACCTGGAGGACCTGGAGTCTGCCCTGAACCGCTCCTCCCCGCAGCGTGTCCTGGGCTCGGGCTCCTGCTCTGCCCTCCTGAAGCTGCTGCCAGGCCATCGGGATCTCCTGGTGGCCCACGACACCTGGACCTCCTACCAGTCCATGCTGCGCATCATCAAGAAGTACACGCTGCCCTTCCGTGCCTCGGCCGGCG GCAATTCTCAGATCCCTGGAAGCATCCAGGTGTTTTCTTCCTACCCCGGCACCATCTTCTCCGGGGATGACTTCTACATCCTCAGCAGCGGGTTGGTGAGTGGGGGTCTGGTCCTCGGGGACccctccctggccctgctgccctccccatTGCTCCCCTCCCCGCAGGTAGCGCTGGAAACCACTATTGGGAACAACAACCCGGCCCGGTGGAAGTACCTGGACCCACGGGGCAGCGTCCTGGAGTGGCTGAGGAACATCGTGGCCAACCGCCTGGCCCGCAGCGGGCCCGAGTGGGCCGCTGTCTTCCGACGGTTCAACAGCGGCAC GTACAACAACCAGTGGATGGTGGTGGACTATAACGCCTTCACGCCGGGGAGAGCGAGCCCGCCGCCGGGCCTGCTGACCGTGCTGGAGCAGATCCC GGGCCTGGTGGTGGCGGCCGATCAGACggagctgctgtaccagcagggcTACTGGGCCAGCTACAACCTGCC GTACTTTGAGGAGATCTTCAACGCCAGCGGGAACCCGGAGCTGGTGAAGAAATACGGCGACTGGTTCACCTACGACAAGAACCCGCGTGCCCAGATTTTCCGCCGGAACCAGACGCTGGTCCACGACCTGGACTCCATGGTCCGCCTGatgag GTCCAACAACTACCTGCGGGACCCGCTGTCGCGGTGCAGGGGCTGCGACCCCCCCCAGAACGCGGAGAACGCCATCTCTGCCCGCTCCGACCTCAACCCCCCCAACGGCACCTACCCCTTCCCCGCCCTGCGCCAGCGCTGCCACGGCGGCACCGACATGAAG GTCACCTCCTCGGGCATGGCCCCCACCTTCGGGCTGGTGGCCGCCAGTGGCCCCGCCTGGGCCGACGTGCCCCCCTTCCGCTGGAGCGCGTCCCCCTGCACCACGCTGCTGCACATGGGGCACCCCGACCTCTGGACCTTCCCCCCCATCAAGGTCCGCTGGGACTGA